CACCACTTCGGGAAGCGAGAAACTCAAGTGCGGGTCGCCGCCGGTGCTTTCAACTCGCAGCACGTTGTTGGAAACGGAAAGGTCGCACGTCCCACCGGGCAACCAACCGGCGACCGGTTTTCGGTGAACTCGCGGTTTGGTCTTCTTCGGTGTGTTGCCGGTGCGTTTCAGAATACCTTTGCCTTCCGCGGAGAGGTTGTATCGGGCGGGATCGAATCTTGGATTGACCAGCGGCCTGACGGCATTGGTTTCAACCAGATGCTGTTCAATCAGCTTGTCCAACTGCTGGACAAGTTCGGGATGTCTAGCCGCCAGGTTCGTTCGTTCACCGAGGTCGTTCTTCAAGTTAAAAAGTTTGTAGCGATGCGAACCGTTTTGACCGCCGTGAAAAATACGAATCAGTTTCCAATCGCCTTGATGCACGCTAACCGAAGGCGGAATCCAATTCGGCACGGGAGGATCATGAGGGAAGTAGGTGAAAATCGCTTCTCGCTGCAGTGGCTTTCCCTGCAAAGCGGGAACGATGCTGACACCATCGAAGCATTGGTTTGGCTGAGCGTCGATCGACAGCATCTCCAGGAGAGTCGGATAGAAATCGATGCTTTGAATGATCGCGTCGCTTCGCGATCCGGCTTCCACCACACCGGGCTGGACAACAATCGCCGGTCCTCGCACGCCACCTTCGTACATCGTCGCCTTGCCACCTCGTAGCGGAGCGTTGCTGGTCGCGGTCGTGCCGTCCACTTCGTTGTACATGTTGCCGCCGTTGTCCGACGCGAAAACGATGATAGTTTCGTCGGCGATTTCAAGGCGATCCAACGTGTCCAGCAATGTGCCAATCGCATCGTCCATGCTTTCAATCATCGCGGCATAAGTGGGGCAGCGTTGAGGATCGTTCGGATCGACACGATCTCGATACTCCTCGATCAACTCTTTCTTTGCGTCAAACGGCGCGTGAACACTGAACATCCAGTAGTTCAAAAAGAAAGGCTCATCGGCGTGCTGTTCAAGAAACCGGACCGCTTCTTTGGCCATCCGGTCCTCAAGGTGCTCGTCCGGGATCATCGGATCATGATCAAAGTCCTTGAACTTCCACGGTGCAACGTAGCTGCCCGCAGGTCCCGGTCCGGGATGGTGCGGCAAATCGACGTCAAAACCATGTTCCAGTGGTGAGTAGGGTTCCGATCCCAAGTGCCATTTACCGAAGTGGCCGGTCGCATAACCGTTGTCCCGGAACATCTCGGCGAGCGTGTAGTACTTGGGATCCAGCCGCGAAACCGATTCGGGAACGGTCGAGAACTTGTTGGGAGGCCCTTTCGCGGTCTCTTGGGGTTCCAAAACGACTTTCGGCAAGTGGCAGGTCGGCGAAGTGATGCCGTGCCGTGCTGGGCTGAGCCCGGTCAGAACACTCGCCCGCGTTGGCGAGCAAAGCGGACTGGACGAGTAGGCTCGCGTGAAAGTCATCCCGCGTTTCGCGAGCCGTTCGATGTTCGGTGTTTGATAGAGCTTCGTGGTTCCAAACAGAGTCGTGTCGCTCCACCCCAGGTCATCAGCCAGGATGAATAGAACGTTGGGACGCTTCGATGCACTGGTCTTCGGCGACGCAGCGGGCTTGTTCGCCAGTTCTTTCACTCGGATGTTCTTCCACAGCACGGTGCCTTTCGCACCTTTGTGTACCTGCAGACCGAAGAAGCCTTTGGGGTAGGATCCGTCGTCGATCCAGTGGGCGGCTGGCACACCATTGATCCAAGTTTTGACGACGTTGCCCTGAGCAGAAATCGTCACACGATTCCAGATGTCTTCCTTGGTGGCCGCTCTCGCTTCTTTGTGCTCTTTCAACCACAGCGGATAAAAGTAACCGCCGCAGCTTTGTCCATAGATGCCACCGGACCAATGGCGATCTTGACTGAATCCTTCCATCTCCGCCTGAGGTCCAAACACCATTTCGGTTCCGTTCTTGCCTGGTTTGGATTGAGCACGGAACATCACGCCGCTGTTGCACGACTCTTCCCACTTCATGTCGCAGGTAAAAATGAAGTCGTCGAAGTCATCTCGTTCAGTCGACAAATAGGTGCTGTTGGAACCTGGAACGACTTGGCCAACAAGGATCCCGTCTTTCACAGTGAACTTGCAGGTGCCACCCTTCGGAGTCCAACCACTCAGGTCCTTGCCATTGAACAACGAAGTGAAACCTTTCGACAGATCCGGCTCGAGGTCTGTGTTGAGAAGCATCTCCTCCGGCAAAGGAGCATTCGCTTGGCCCTTGTACTTTGCATGCCATGTATCCTGCTGTGGGTCGAGTTCACCCGCCACGATGACGTGGCTAGCACAAACGCAAATCGCGAGAGCGAGCAACGAAAGAGGAATTTGATTCATGGTTGGTTTTCCGGTGGGGATTGGCAGCCAGTGTTGCGGCAGACCAGTTTTGAGGTGGGAAGGGATGTGGGAGCGGATGACTTGGCCGTGGGGAGAACGTCCGGCCATCAATCGGCCAATTGATAGATCGAGATCGATTCGATCATCATCTCGCCGGCGTTGGCGTACTTATCGTAAGAACCTATCCGAAAACCTAGTTGGCATGAAAAAAG
The Rhodopirellula bahusiensis DNA segment above includes these coding regions:
- a CDS encoding sulfatase-like hydrolase/transferase, producing the protein MNQIPLSLLALAICVCASHVIVAGELDPQQDTWHAKYKGQANAPLPEEMLLNTDLEPDLSKGFTSLFNGKDLSGWTPKGGTCKFTVKDGILVGQVVPGSNSTYLSTERDDFDDFIFTCDMKWEESCNSGVMFRAQSKPGKNGTEMVFGPQAEMEGFSQDRHWSGGIYGQSCGGYFYPLWLKEHKEARAATKEDIWNRVTISAQGNVVKTWINGVPAAHWIDDGSYPKGFFGLQVHKGAKGTVLWKNIRVKELANKPAASPKTSASKRPNVLFILADDLGWSDTTLFGTTKLYQTPNIERLAKRGMTFTRAYSSSPLCSPTRASVLTGLSPARHGITSPTCHLPKVVLEPQETAKGPPNKFSTVPESVSRLDPKYYTLAEMFRDNGYATGHFGKWHLGSEPYSPLEHGFDVDLPHHPGPGPAGSYVAPWKFKDFDHDPMIPDEHLEDRMAKEAVRFLEQHADEPFFLNYWMFSVHAPFDAKKELIEEYRDRVDPNDPQRCPTYAAMIESMDDAIGTLLDTLDRLEIADETIIVFASDNGGNMYNEVDGTTATSNAPLRGGKATMYEGGVRGPAIVVQPGVVEAGSRSDAIIQSIDFYPTLLEMLSIDAQPNQCFDGVSIVPALQGKPLQREAIFTYFPHDPPVPNWIPPSVSVHQGDWKLIRIFHGGQNGSHRYKLFNLKNDLGERTNLAARHPELVQQLDKLIEQHLVETNAVRPLVNPRFDPARYNLSAEGKGILKRTGNTPKKTKPRVHRKPVAGWLPGGTCDLSVSNNVLRVESTGGDPHLSFSLPEVVKASPMTFTVEMQSNSSGSGQIFWREIGLPYNAVRSQVFDVTHDGNVHTYSIQLSPKGPVQGVRIDPSNGTGQIEIRQMRLLNGEGDTIHEWTFTDASR